The Thermodesulfobacterium sp. TA1 sequence TGCTGATGAAGTTATTTACAGAAAGGCTGGTAAATCTGGTAAAGGTAGTAAAAAGTAAAACCCTTAGAGAGAGGTAATCCATGGCAGAGTTGAGAAAGAGAGAAAAAAAAGTTGAAGCAAGGTTAAAAAGAAAGAAGAGGGTAAGAAAAAAAGTTTTTGGTACTCCTGAAAGACCAAGGCTTAGTGTATATAAAAGTTTGAAACATATTTATGCCCAGATTATAGATGATGTAACAGGGCATACCTTGGTGGCTGCTTCTTCTCTTTCTCCTGAAATAAGAGAGAAGCTTGCTGAGCTAAAATCTCAAGGGGGAAAAACAGAAGTAGCTAAGGCAGTAGGAGAGCTTATAGCTAAGAAGGCCTTAGAGAAGGGAATCACTAAGGTGGTTTTTGATAGAGGTGGATTTAAATATCATGGTAGAATTAAAGCCCTTGCTGATGCAGCCAGAGCTGCAGGCTTACAATTTTAAAAGGAGGGGAGGCTTTGGTTAGAGGCACTGAAGAATTTGTAGAAAAGATTATACAGATAAGCCGTGTTACTAA is a genomic window containing:
- the rplR gene encoding 50S ribosomal protein L18 encodes the protein MRKREKKVEARLKRKKRVRKKVFGTPERPRLSVYKSLKHIYAQIIDDVTGHTLVAASSLSPEIREKLAELKSQGGKTEVAKAVGELIAKKALEKGITKVVFDRGGFKYHGRIKALADAARAAGLQF